A stretch of the Capricornis sumatraensis isolate serow.1 chromosome 19, serow.2, whole genome shotgun sequence genome encodes the following:
- the HAPLN3 gene encoding hyaluronan and proteoglycan link protein 3: MGLRLLILLLLLCCVSGLPFYNGFYYSNRPNGRNLDNGYSEGIFNGVKLVVETPEETLFSHRGANVTLPCRYHYEPALASPRPVRIKWWKLSENGVPEQDVLVAIGLRQRTFGDYRGRVRLRQDRAREVSLEIWDLRLEDYGRYRCEVIDGLEDESGLVELELRGVVFPYQHPQGRYKFNFHEAQQACEEQDAVVASFEQLFRAWEEGLDWCNAGWLQDASVQYPVMQARRPCGGQGLAPGVRSYGPRHRRLHRYDVFCFAVALRGQVYYLEHPEKLTLAEAREACWEDGAQIAKVGQLFAAWKFSGLDRCDAGWLADGSARYPVAHPRSNCGALEPGVRSFGFPDPHSRKYGVYCYRPR, encoded by the exons ATGGGCCTGCGGCTCCTgatcctgctgctcctgctgtgCTGTGTCTCCGGCCTGCCTTTCTACAATGGCTTCTACTACTCCAACCGTCCCAACGGCCGGAACCTGGACAACGGCTACAGCGAAG GCATCTTCAATGGAGTGAAGCTGGTGGTAGAGACGCCCGAGGAGACCCTGTTCTCCCACCGAGGGGCCAACGTGACCCTGCCCTGCCGCTACCACTACGAGCCGGCCCTGGCCTCTCCGCGGCCCGTGCGCATCAAATGGTGGAAGCTGTCGGAGAACGGGGTCCCGGAGCAGGACGTGCTGGTGGCCATTGGGCTGAGGCAGCGCACCTTTGGGGATTACCGAGGTCGGGTGCGCCTGCGGCAGGACAGAGCACGGGAAGTGTCGCTGGAGATCTGGGACCTGAGGCTGGAGGACTACGGGCGCTACCGCTGCGAGGTCATTGATGGGCTGGAGGATGAGAGTGGTCTCGTGGAGTTGGAGCTTCGGG GTGTGGTCTTTCCTTACCAGCACCCCCAAGGGCGCTACAAGTTCAACTTCCACGAAGCCCAGCAGGCATGCGAGGAGCAGGACGCGGTGGTGGCCTCCTTCGAGCAGCTGTTCCGGGCCTGGGAGGAGGGCCTGGACTGGTGCAACGCGGGCTGGCTGCAGGACGCCTCGGTGCAGTACCCCGTCATGCAGGCCCGGCGCCCCTGCGGAGGCCAGGGCCTGGCGCCCGGCGTGCGCAGCTACGGCCCGCGCCACCGCCGCCTGCACCGCTATGACGTGTTCTGCTTCGCAGTTGCCCTCAGGG GGCAGGTGTACTACCTGGAGCACCCTGAGAAGCTGACGCTGGCAGAGGCAAGGGAGGCCTGCTGGGAAGACGGAGCCCAGATCGCGAAGGTGGGCCAGCTGTTTGCCGCCTGGAAGTTCAGTGGCTTGGACCGCTGCGATGCTGGCTGGCTGGCAGACGGCAGTGCCCGCTACCCTGTGGCTCACCCACGTTCCAACTGTGGGGCCCTGGAGCCTGGGGTCCGAAGCTTTGGCTTCCCAGACCCACACAGCCGCAAGTACGGCGTCTACTGCTACCGGCCACGCTAG